A window of Hemibagrus wyckioides isolate EC202008001 linkage group LG03, SWU_Hwy_1.0, whole genome shotgun sequence contains these coding sequences:
- the marchf5 gene encoding E3 ubiquitin-protein ligase MARCH5 has translation MADESAVAMQQTLDRSCWVCFATDEDDRTAEWVRPCRCRGSTKWVHQTCLQRWVDEKQRGNSTARVACPQCNAEYLIVFPKLGPIVYVLDLADRLISKACPFAAAGIMVGSIYWTAVTYGAVTVMQVVGHKEGLDVMERADPLFLLIGLPTIPVMLILGKMIRWEDYVLRLWRKYSNKLQILNSIFPGIGCPVPRIPAEASPLADHVSATRILCGALVFPTIATIVGKLMFSRVNSNLQRTILGGIAFVAIKGAFKVYFKQQQYLRQAHRKILNFPEQEEA, from the exons ATGGCAGACGAAAGCGCCGTTGCAATGCAGCAAACGTTGGACAG GAGTTGCTGGGTGTGTTTTGCCACAGATGAGGATGACCGCACTGCTGAGTGGGTGCGGCCATGTCGATGCCGTGGCTCCACCAAGTGGGTGCACCAAACCTGCTTGCAGCGCTGGGTAGACGAGAAGCAGCGGGGCAACAGTACAGCACGTGTGGCCTGTCCTCAGTGCAATGCCGAGTACCTCATTGTCTTCCCCAAGCTGG GACCTATTGTGTATGTGCTGGACCTGGCAGACAGGCTTATCTCCAAGGCATGCCCATTTGCTGCAGCTGGCATCATGGTGGGCTCCATCTACTGGACTGCAGTCACATACGGAGCAGTCACAGTAATGCAG GTGGTCGGGCATAAGGAAGGACTGGACGTGATGGAGAGGGCTGACCCGCTGTTCCTCCTTATCGGACTGCCCACCATCCCAGTCATGCTCATTCTGGGAAAGATGATACGCTGGGAGGACTATGTGCTGCGTCTGTGGAGGAAGTATTCCAACAAGCTGCAGATCCTTAACAGCATTTTCCCTG GGATTGGATGTCCAGTTCCCAGAATCCCTGCCGAGGCAAGTCCGTTAGCCGATCACGTATCAGCCACTCGGATCCTGTGTGGAGCGCTGGTGTTTCCCACCATCGCCACCATTGTGGGCAAGCTCATGTTCAGCCGTGTCAACTCCAACCTGCAGAGGACCATCCTG GGTGGCATTGCATTTGTGGCCATTAAAGGTGCGTTCAAGGTATACTTCAAACAGCAGCAGTACCTTCGTCAGGCCCATCGCAAGATCCTCAACTTCCCAGAGCAGGAGGAAGCCTGA